In Candidatus Poribacteria bacterium, the genomic window CAAAAAGGCTGCAACACATTGCGCATAGTCGGATGTGTTCCATGCTGTTGGAGGCACCTGACTTTCGCCGAAGCCGGGCAAATCCAGGGCGTAGACTTTGTGGGATTGTGCAAGCCATTCAAAAACCGGCTGGAAACTTGCAGCTTCTCCACCCCAACCGTGTAAGAGGAGGACAACCTTGCCATCCCCCGCGACCTGATATGAAATGTTGAGACCGTTAATTTCCGTACGCTGCATCCGTCGCCTACGTCTGGTTTTCCGTGAAATATGCCGTATTGAAAAAACTTCGGAGGTTAGATTTACTAAAGGCAGGACAATCCATAGATAGGGCAATCACAAGGACTCCAAAATATCTGCAGCCACGACCCTATCATCAAAAGGGACTCTTTTGCCGTGAATTTCCTGATAATCTTCATGCCCCTTCCCCGCAATCACAATGACATCCCCCGATTTTGCCGTTGCGATGGCGTGCTGAATCGCTTCCCGCCTCTCCGAAATACACACATACTTTGCATCATGTGGCAAATTTGACACAATTTGTGCAATGATTTCATTGGGGTCTTCGGTGCGCGGATTGTCGGAAGTAATCACGCTGTAATCTGCGATTCGGGTTGAAATATTCCCCATTTTTGGGCGTTTTCCGTTATCGCGATCACCCCCACATCCGAAGACAGAAATCAGTTTACGTTCCGTGATATGCTTCGCTGCAATCAGAATATTTTCCAAACCGTCGGGGGTATGTGCATAATCAACGATCACAGCAAAGTCTTGTCCGCGGTCTACGAGTTCAAACCGTCCAGGTACAACAGTCGCAGCGAGACCTTCCTGAATCGCCGCAATAGAACAATTATAACGGATGCCAACAGCAATCGCAGCAAGGGCATTGTAAATATTATACTCACCGAGCAACCGAAGCTCCACTGGGAATTCGCCAGACGGCATCAACGCTGTAAACGCCAATCGGTTCCGAGAGAGTTCAACACCTTCGGGGCGTAAATCTGCCTGCAGTCTAAACCCATACATTAAACGTTTTAAATCTGCACAAACATGCCAGAAACGTTTTGTTACAGGTAGATCAACATTCAAAACAGCGACCCCGTCATCCCCAAGTTGCTCAAACAACATTAATTTCGCTTTGAGGTATTCCTCCATTGTCTGATGATAATCAAGATGGTCCTGTGTAAAATTGGTAAAAATGGCTGTATCGAA contains:
- a CDS encoding UDP-N-acetylmuramoyl-L-alanyl-D-glutamate--2,6-diaminopimelate ligase, which translates into the protein MKLRTLLHKLNIVATTGPLDIDITGVVSDNRQVKRGNAFVCYQGVNVDSHIFISDAIQKGAVVVIGEKPIAELTVPTQQFTYVQVPNGRRAISLLAANWHGNPAKQLKLIGITGTNGKTSTAHLIYAILKASGRKVALIGTVGHRYTNAHGTEKKLPAFLTTPDAFALHALFKQFAEEGVEYVTMETSSQGLALQRLAGLIFDTAIFTNFTQDHLDYHQTMEEYLKAKLMLFEQLGDDGVAVLNVDLPVTKRFWHVCADLKRLMYGFRLQADLRPEGVELSRNRLAFTALMPSGEFPVELRLLGEYNIYNALAAIAVGIRYNCSIAAIQEGLAATVVPGRFELVDRGQDFAVIVDYAHTPDGLENILIAAKHITERKLISVFGCGGDRDNGKRPKMGNISTRIADYSVITSDNPRTEDPNEIIAQIVSNLPHDAKYVCISERREAIQHAIATAKSGDVIVIAGKGHEDYQEIHGKRVPFDDRVVAADILESL